Proteins found in one Collinsella aerofaciens genomic segment:
- a CDS encoding DUF1788 domain-containing protein translates to MAPVKSAVDPVITPATDLTTNIGIHSRKSVVAAHARSERACQEFERRAQLLRECLCSEDFLANKGIGNEIGFHTFCYDPALEFEARALFDTLSRDAEADKLPCTLKVVNLYDAVLAILEKRRVLKAIPHQEERRGTQRVLEDVAKFASPEKVAVYILEQTEPHAPGDVVLLTGAGEVFPFFRIHTLLHCMLADFDEVPVVAAYPGSFNGSSFQLFNRLPADNYYRAIDIS, encoded by the coding sequence GTGGCTCCCGTCAAAAGCGCCGTCGACCCTGTTATCACCCCGGCGACTGATCTCACCACCAATATCGGTATCCATTCCCGCAAGAGCGTCGTGGCGGCGCATGCCCGCTCCGAGCGCGCCTGTCAGGAATTTGAGCGCCGTGCGCAGCTTCTGCGCGAGTGCCTGTGCAGCGAGGACTTTTTGGCCAACAAGGGCATAGGCAATGAGATCGGCTTCCACACTTTTTGCTATGACCCCGCGCTGGAGTTTGAGGCGCGTGCATTATTTGACACCCTTTCACGCGATGCCGAGGCCGACAAGCTTCCGTGCACGCTCAAGGTCGTGAACCTTTACGACGCCGTGCTGGCAATTCTCGAAAAGCGCCGTGTCCTCAAGGCTATCCCGCACCAAGAGGAGCGCCGCGGTACCCAGCGCGTGCTCGAGGACGTGGCCAAGTTCGCCTCGCCCGAGAAAGTCGCCGTGTACATCCTTGAGCAGACCGAGCCGCACGCGCCTGGAGACGTCGTTCTCCTCACCGGCGCGGGCGAGGTTTTCCCGTTCTTTCGCATACACACGCTTCTCCACTGCATGCTTGCGGATTTTGATGAGGTGCCTGTGGTCGCCGCCTATCCGGGCAGTTTCAACGGCTCTTCTTTCCAGCTCTTTAACCGTCTGCCGGCCGACAACTACTACCGCGCCATCGATATCTCGTAA
- the serC gene encoding 3-phosphoserine/phosphohydroxythreonine transaminase yields MARVHNFSAGPAALPTSVLAEIADEMMDYRGCGMSVLEMSHRSSMYQQIIDDAEATLRRLLSIPDNYRVLFLQGGATLQFAGIPMNLMRRGRAGYIVTGNFANKAYKEAAKYGEAVLLASSKDTNFDRIPTMADVNARIAAEAAGDGLDYVYICQNNTIFGTMYHELPACGDVPLVADVSSCFLSQPLDVERYGLIYAGAQKNAGAAGVTVVIVRDDLIADGPAFAQTPQYMDLKAQAAKGSMLNTPNTFGIYVCGKVFHWVEETGGLAAMAERNWAKANLLYDLLEHSELFHGTTQADSRSIANVTFRTGDAELDAAFVAGAAEHQIQNVKGHRLVGGMRASVYNAVTMEDVQALASYMKDFETQRSLSPRSN; encoded by the coding sequence ATGGCACGTGTGCACAACTTCTCAGCTGGCCCGGCCGCGCTGCCTACCAGCGTGCTCGCCGAGATCGCCGACGAGATGATGGACTACCGCGGTTGTGGCATGTCCGTGCTCGAGATGAGCCATCGATCTAGCATGTACCAGCAGATTATCGACGACGCCGAGGCAACCCTGCGTCGTCTGCTGAGCATCCCCGACAACTACCGTGTCCTGTTTTTGCAGGGCGGCGCCACGCTGCAGTTTGCGGGCATCCCCATGAACCTCATGCGCCGCGGGCGCGCCGGCTACATCGTGACCGGCAACTTTGCCAACAAGGCATACAAAGAAGCCGCCAAGTACGGCGAGGCCGTGCTGCTCGCGAGCTCCAAGGACACCAATTTCGACCGCATACCCACCATGGCCGACGTCAACGCGCGCATTGCCGCCGAGGCCGCGGGCGACGGGCTCGACTACGTTTACATCTGCCAGAACAACACCATCTTTGGCACCATGTACCACGAGCTGCCCGCTTGCGGCGACGTACCGCTGGTCGCAGATGTCTCGAGCTGCTTTCTGTCGCAGCCGCTCGACGTCGAGCGCTACGGGCTCATCTACGCCGGCGCTCAGAAAAACGCCGGCGCCGCGGGCGTGACCGTGGTTATCGTGCGCGACGACCTCATCGCCGACGGCCCCGCCTTTGCGCAGACACCGCAGTACATGGACCTTAAGGCCCAGGCCGCCAAGGGCTCCATGCTCAACACGCCCAACACCTTTGGCATCTACGTGTGCGGCAAGGTGTTCCATTGGGTCGAGGAGACCGGCGGACTTGCCGCCATGGCCGAGCGCAACTGGGCCAAGGCCAACCTGCTCTACGACCTGCTCGAGCACAGCGAGCTGTTCCATGGCACCACGCAGGCCGACAGCCGCTCCATCGCCAATGTCACCTTCCGCACCGGCGACGCCGAACTCGACGCGGCCTTTGTCGCAGGCGCGGCCGAGCACCAGATTCAAAACGTCAAGGGCCATCGCCTGGTGGGCGGCATGCGCGCCAGCGTCTACAACGCCGTAACCATGGAAGACGTGCAGGCACTGGCCTCGTACATGAAGGACTTCGA
- a CDS encoding DUF1819 family protein, with protein sequence MLTREQFLPHEMRIVAALRMQGASDEQVIVRVKSENLFQYPTERMVANRATVCLRRLDAMVPTDAVCAARGIDPKTAVEAASSLTRLMASGTPTQADQAIFYSMICRYDIVRELVLVEVGERLQNFDYAFTAVDLNAFMTRFTTEYPDAARWTEATVKRIKGSLRQTLRHAGLIGEGQGPESERLSPLFLDSDVERALVQLGEQSLIAALTGRAVM encoded by the coding sequence GTGCTCACCCGCGAGCAATTCCTCCCGCATGAGATGCGCATCGTCGCTGCCCTTCGTATGCAGGGCGCAAGCGACGAGCAGGTCATTGTACGCGTAAAGAGCGAGAACCTCTTTCAATATCCCACGGAGCGCATGGTCGCCAACCGCGCAACCGTGTGCCTTCGCCGCCTTGACGCCATGGTGCCCACGGACGCCGTATGCGCCGCGCGCGGCATCGACCCCAAAACCGCCGTCGAGGCTGCGTCATCCCTAACCAGGCTCATGGCATCCGGCACTCCCACGCAGGCGGACCAGGCCATCTTCTACAGCATGATCTGCCGCTACGATATCGTGCGCGAGCTCGTGCTCGTCGAGGTAGGGGAGCGCCTACAAAACTTCGATTATGCCTTTACGGCGGTTGACCTCAACGCCTTTATGACACGCTTTACCACGGAGTATCCGGACGCGGCCCGCTGGACTGAGGCCACGGTCAAGCGCATTAAGGGCTCGCTCCGCCAGACGCTCCGCCATGCCGGCCTTATCGGCGAGGGCCAGGGCCCGGAGTCCGAGCGCCTGTCACCACTCTTCCTCGATTCCGATGTCGAGCGAGCCTTGGTTCAGCTGGGCGAGCAGTCGCTTATCGCGGCCCTTACCGGCAGGGCGGTGATGTAG